In the Streptomyces sp. f51 genome, one interval contains:
- a CDS encoding DUF4142 domain-containing protein — MRITRNAGTIFVAGALTLTLAALAYPAMLGIETTSATSVAVIANPSSGPLTEADRDFVVKVRAAGLWEYPVGQLALQKGTTPAVRTAGQHLVSGHSALDDTSRKVAKTLGITLPNKPSPLQQGFISTLSADSGSKFDSDFANILRITHGQIFSTVAKIRATTENTLVRQLADQANDTVLDHITVMEKTGLVDFNYVIVQETSIPKVPAVNLTPPPPQPGEPEVVLTPPAGGASLPPAGASLPVQPSPTPTVG; from the coding sequence ATGCGCATTACACGGAACGCGGGAACGATCTTCGTGGCCGGTGCGTTGACGCTGACCCTGGCGGCGCTCGCGTACCCGGCCATGCTGGGGATCGAGACCACGTCCGCCACTTCGGTGGCCGTCATCGCCAACCCGTCCTCGGGGCCGCTGACGGAGGCCGACCGCGACTTCGTCGTCAAGGTGCGTGCGGCGGGGCTCTGGGAGTACCCGGTCGGGCAGCTGGCCCTCCAGAAGGGGACGACTCCGGCGGTCCGTACGGCGGGACAGCACCTGGTCTCCGGTCACTCCGCGCTCGACGACACGAGCCGCAAGGTGGCCAAGACCCTCGGCATCACGCTGCCCAACAAGCCGTCCCCGCTGCAACAGGGCTTCATATCGACCCTGAGCGCGGACTCCGGCTCGAAGTTCGACAGCGACTTCGCCAACATCCTGCGGATCACCCACGGCCAGATCTTCTCGACCGTGGCGAAGATCCGCGCCACGACGGAGAACACCCTCGTGCGGCAGCTCGCCGACCAGGCCAACGACACCGTGCTGGACCACATCACCGTGATGGAGAAGACCGGGCTGGTCGACTTCAACTACGTGATCGTCCAGGAGACCAGCATCCCGAAGGTGCCCGCGGTCAACCTGACGCCTCCCCCGCCTCAGCCCGGTGAGCCCGAGGTCGTGCTGACGCCGCCCGCGGGCGGGGCCTCCCTCCCGCCCGCCGGGGCGTCGCTGCCCGTACAGCCCTCTCCGACGCCGACGGTGGGCTGA